A DNA window from Pedobacter africanus contains the following coding sequences:
- a CDS encoding homoserine O-acetyltransferase family protein: protein MSTISTYHYTKTFKLENGKKLRKLDIAYQTYGKLNAKKDNVIWACHALTANSDVLDWWKGLFGNNALFNPDEHFIICANVLGSHYGSTSPLSTNPVTGQPYYLSFPEFSIRDLVAAHRLLATHLGISNIKVLIGGSLGGQQALEWSVLDPGAIENLILIATNAFHSPWGIAFNESQRLAITADRSFYAQKPDGGIKGLKVARSIALLSYRTYDAYAATQLESVNDKTGGFRASSYQNYQGEKLCKRFNAYSYWYLSKAMDSHNVGRGRNSVTEALAQVKANTLVIGIENDVLFPQSEQEYLASNIQGAEFYSLKSAYGHDGFLIETDTLTNVIGNFLKESTNKKIIKLHKTA from the coding sequence ATGAGTACAATTTCCACATACCATTACACCAAGACCTTCAAACTGGAAAACGGCAAAAAGCTGCGTAAGCTAGATATTGCTTACCAGACTTACGGAAAGCTGAATGCCAAAAAGGACAATGTAATTTGGGCATGCCATGCGCTTACCGCAAACTCGGATGTGCTTGATTGGTGGAAAGGGCTATTTGGCAACAATGCCCTGTTTAATCCTGACGAGCATTTTATCATTTGCGCCAATGTATTGGGGTCGCATTACGGCAGTACCAGTCCGTTAAGTACCAACCCGGTAACAGGGCAACCTTATTACCTGTCCTTTCCGGAGTTTTCGATCCGGGATCTGGTTGCCGCTCACCGTTTGTTGGCTACACATCTGGGCATCAGCAACATAAAGGTCCTGATCGGTGGCTCATTGGGTGGACAACAGGCTTTGGAATGGTCAGTGTTAGATCCTGGTGCTATTGAGAACCTGATCCTCATTGCAACCAACGCCTTCCACTCGCCCTGGGGTATCGCTTTCAATGAAAGTCAGCGCCTGGCCATTACTGCCGACCGCAGTTTTTATGCTCAAAAACCAGATGGCGGTATAAAAGGTTTAAAGGTAGCCAGGAGCATTGCGCTACTGTCTTACAGAACATACGATGCCTACGCAGCAACCCAATTGGAAAGTGTTAACGATAAAACAGGCGGCTTCAGGGCTTCCTCTTACCAGAACTACCAGGGTGAAAAGCTGTGCAAACGCTTTAATGCCTATAGTTATTGGTACCTGAGCAAGGCTATGGACAGCCATAATGTCGGAAGGGGGCGTAACAGTGTTACAGAGGCCCTGGCACAGGTAAAAGCCAATACGCTGGTGATCGGTATTGAAAACGACGTTCTTTTCCCGCAGTCGGAACAGGAATATCTCGCCAGTAACATACAGGGGGCAGAATTCTACAGTTTAAAATCGGCCTATGGCCATGATGGTTTCTTAATTGAAACAGACACCTTGACGAATGTCATTGGTAATTTCCTGAAAGAAAGTACAAACAAGAAAATAATTAAATTACATAAAACAGCATAA
- a CDS encoding O-acetylhomoserine aminocarboxypropyltransferase/cysteine synthase family protein encodes MSASHKFETLQVHAGQEIDPTTGSRAVPIYQTTSYGFKNSEHGANLFALKEFGNIYTRIMNPTTDVFEKRIAALEGGVAALAVSSGQAAQFIALNNILESGDNFVSSSHLYGGSYNQFKVGFKRLGIEVKFANGDDPSDFEAKIDGNTKAIYLESIGNPAFSIIDFERVSAIANKHDLPLIVDNTFGAAGYLFKPLEHGAHIVVQSATKWIGGHGTSIGGVIVDGGTYNWGNGKFKQFTEPSEGYHGLVFNDVFGIGGPFGNIQFIIRARVEGLRDFGPAISPFNSFLLLQGLETLSLRVQRHVDNALALATWLETHPAVKSVSYPGLESSRYHTNAKKYLQNGFGAVLSFELQGDKAQATALVDSLKLVSHLANVGDAKTLIIQPSATTHQQLSEAEQAAAGVKPNQLRVSVGIEHIDDIKADFEQAFNSIKK; translated from the coding sequence ATGTCTGCTTCTCATAAATTCGAAACTTTACAGGTACATGCCGGCCAGGAAATAGATCCTACAACAGGTTCAAGGGCCGTTCCTATATATCAAACTACTTCTTATGGCTTCAAAAATTCTGAACACGGTGCAAACCTGTTTGCCCTGAAAGAGTTTGGAAACATTTATACCCGTATCATGAACCCGACTACGGACGTATTTGAAAAACGTATTGCTGCCCTGGAAGGCGGCGTTGCCGCACTCGCAGTATCATCTGGCCAGGCGGCACAGTTTATTGCTTTAAACAACATACTGGAATCGGGCGATAACTTTGTTTCTTCCTCTCATTTGTACGGAGGTTCCTACAATCAGTTTAAAGTTGGATTTAAACGCCTGGGCATCGAAGTTAAATTTGCCAATGGCGATGACCCTTCAGATTTTGAAGCCAAAATAGATGGAAACACCAAGGCCATCTACCTGGAAAGCATAGGCAATCCGGCTTTCAGCATTATCGATTTTGAAAGGGTATCGGCGATAGCCAATAAGCACGACCTTCCCCTGATCGTCGATAATACTTTCGGTGCTGCAGGTTACCTGTTTAAACCTCTGGAACATGGTGCACACATTGTCGTACAATCGGCCACCAAATGGATCGGCGGACATGGCACCAGCATTGGCGGTGTGATCGTTGATGGTGGGACCTACAACTGGGGCAATGGTAAATTTAAACAGTTCACCGAACCTTCTGAAGGTTATCACGGACTGGTATTCAACGATGTATTTGGCATTGGAGGGCCTTTCGGGAACATCCAGTTCATTATTCGTGCCCGCGTTGAGGGTTTACGGGATTTTGGTCCCGCTATCTCCCCTTTTAACTCCTTCCTGCTGTTACAGGGACTTGAGACCTTATCGCTTCGGGTACAGCGCCACGTAGACAACGCGCTGGCACTGGCAACCTGGCTGGAAACGCATCCTGCAGTGAAAAGTGTAAGCTATCCTGGACTGGAGAGCAGCCGATACCATACCAATGCAAAAAAATACCTGCAAAACGGCTTCGGTGCAGTATTGTCTTTTGAGCTGCAAGGCGATAAGGCACAAGCCACTGCACTGGTAGACAGCCTTAAACTGGTAAGCCATCTCGCAAATGTTGGAGATGCGAAAACACTGATCATACAACCTTCGGCAACCACACATCAGCAGCTGAGTGAAGCCGAGCAGGCGGCAGCGGGCGTTAAGCCTAATCAGCTTCGGGTATCAGTAGGCATAGAACACATAGACGATATCAAAGCAGATTTCGAACAGGCTTTCAACAGCATAAAAAAATAG
- a CDS encoding trans-sulfuration enzyme family protein — protein MRAETLAIHAGNLYESATKDVTAPINLSTTFLRDANGGYSGGHMYSRVSNPNRSALEQTLTVLEKGLDACAFSSGNTAGMAVFQALKPGSHIIAPDDMYWGLKKILLTIFSDTIEVNFIDLTDIELIRRQIKKNTVLIWTETPSNPLLKITDIKAVAQLAKSEGLILACDSTFASPSLQTPITLGADIVMHSSTKYIGGHSDVLGGVLVTAQQNEFWERIKNIQQTGGAVPSPFDCFLLSRSLKTLAYRMKGHCENGLALALYLQKHPRVTAVFYPGLPDHPGHAIAKTQMSGFGGMLSILVKGNADDARKVVNNVKLFAQATSLGGVESLVEHRASVEGPDSKTPQNLIRISVGLEHIDDLIADFEQALG, from the coding sequence ATGAGAGCAGAAACACTGGCAATACATGCAGGAAATTTATATGAAAGTGCCACGAAAGATGTTACAGCACCTATAAATTTGTCAACTACCTTCTTAAGGGATGCCAATGGTGGCTACTCTGGTGGACACATGTACAGCCGCGTGAGTAACCCCAACCGTTCGGCACTGGAGCAAACGCTGACAGTCCTGGAAAAGGGCCTGGATGCCTGTGCTTTTTCATCCGGCAATACAGCTGGAATGGCTGTTTTCCAGGCTTTAAAACCTGGCAGTCACATCATTGCACCGGATGACATGTACTGGGGGTTAAAAAAAATACTGCTGACGATATTTTCGGATACTATTGAAGTCAATTTTATAGACCTTACAGATATTGAACTGATCAGAAGGCAGATCAAAAAAAACACAGTGCTCATCTGGACTGAAACCCCTTCCAACCCGCTCCTAAAAATTACAGATATAAAAGCTGTTGCTCAACTGGCAAAATCGGAAGGACTGATCCTGGCATGCGACAGCACCTTTGCTTCGCCCAGCTTGCAAACGCCAATTACATTGGGAGCTGATATTGTGATGCATTCCTCTACCAAATACATCGGCGGTCATAGTGATGTACTGGGGGGAGTTCTGGTTACCGCTCAGCAAAATGAATTCTGGGAACGGATCAAGAACATCCAGCAGACAGGTGGTGCGGTACCTTCACCGTTCGATTGTTTTCTGCTGTCACGGAGTTTAAAAACACTGGCCTATCGGATGAAAGGACATTGCGAAAATGGCCTGGCCCTTGCGCTTTACCTGCAAAAACATCCCCGGGTAACAGCGGTATTTTATCCGGGCCTTCCCGATCATCCCGGACATGCAATTGCAAAAACACAAATGAGCGGCTTTGGTGGAATGTTGTCGATATTGGTGAAAGGCAATGCGGATGATGCCCGGAAAGTTGTAAACAATGTAAAATTGTTTGCCCAGGCAACCAGTCTTGGAGGAGTGGAAAGCCTGGTGGAGCACCGCGCCTCTGTAGAAGGACCGGACAGCAAAACCCCACAAAATTTAATTCGGATATCTGTTGGACTTGAGCACATTGATGACTTAATTGCTGATTTTGAGCAAGCTTTAGGTTAA
- a CDS encoding lipocalin family protein: MKRIFLIAAILCSSLMVLQSCSPKGAATTQQPLKRGNVTGNWILNDITFEGIPQTSVKSLFGESSYKCFVGSTWRLTNSGNGSYSLPGGADCAAKTQTIYWSASTKEDTFQFKKLYEGDKAKNVTEGYRMLLSSTDGQTMVIKTPVEYGTTTAYIVLNFNKAAK, translated from the coding sequence ATGAAAAGAATATTCCTGATAGCAGCCATTTTATGCAGTTCATTAATGGTGTTGCAAAGCTGCTCACCAAAAGGTGCAGCTACTACCCAACAACCTTTAAAAAGAGGTAATGTAACCGGTAACTGGATCTTGAACGACATTACTTTTGAAGGGATTCCCCAGACTTCGGTAAAATCTTTGTTTGGAGAAAGTTCTTACAAATGTTTTGTAGGCAGTACCTGGAGGTTAACCAATAGCGGTAATGGTAGCTATAGCTTGCCTGGTGGTGCCGATTGCGCAGCCAAAACACAAACCATTTATTGGTCGGCCAGTACAAAAGAAGATACTTTCCAGTTTAAAAAGTTGTACGAAGGTGATAAAGCTAAAAATGTAACTGAAGGTTACAGAATGCTGCTTTCATCAACAGACGGACAGACAATGGTGATCAAAACACCTGTAGAATATGGTACTACCACAGCATATATTGTGCTGAACTTCAATAAAGCCGCAAAATAA
- a CDS encoding YdeI/OmpD-associated family protein codes for MEKYDARIETYINASAGFAHPILRHLRKLIHQASDEIRETIKWGFPHFEYKGTVCSMASFKAHCAFGFWKSTLLDDPAGILGKEKEQAMGQLGRITAVSDLPDDAILTAYIKNAVRLNEEGVKLIKKPAAEKKVLEIPDYFLAGLSAVPPAIQNFNNFSPSQKKEYIEWITEAKTEATREKRLKTAAEWISEGKHRNWKYER; via the coding sequence ATGGAGAAATACGACGCAAGGATTGAAACCTATATCAATGCTTCAGCAGGCTTTGCACACCCCATTCTGAGGCACCTCAGAAAGCTCATCCATCAGGCTTCCGATGAAATCAGGGAAACCATCAAATGGGGCTTCCCCCATTTTGAATATAAAGGTACCGTTTGCAGCATGGCATCCTTTAAGGCGCATTGTGCATTTGGGTTCTGGAAAAGTACATTACTCGATGATCCCGCAGGAATACTGGGAAAAGAAAAGGAACAGGCCATGGGGCAGCTGGGCAGAATTACAGCAGTAAGCGATTTACCAGATGACGCCATCCTTACAGCCTACATTAAAAATGCGGTAAGACTAAACGAAGAAGGCGTAAAACTTATAAAAAAACCTGCAGCAGAAAAAAAAGTACTGGAAATACCGGACTATTTTCTTGCAGGCCTTTCAGCAGTACCACCTGCAATTCAAAATTTCAACAATTTCAGTCCTTCGCAAAAAAAGGAATACATAGAATGGATTACCGAAGCCAAAACTGAAGCTACCCGAGAAAAAAGGCTGAAAACTGCTGCTGAATGGATTTCAGAAGGCAAACACAGAAACTGGAAATACGAGCGTTAA